The Cloacibacterium sp. TD35 region TACTTCAAACGAAACTGCTTATTTGCCTTCATATTTATTAGATTATCTGGTTGGCGAACGCTTCACGATGTTTAGAATAGATGCTATTAAAGCCATAATTTATGTTTCAATCACCGCTTTAGCACTTTATTTTGCATTGAAGAAAAAATTATCTCAAAACATTGCTTTAATCATTATAGGATTGGTAAGTTTATTTGATTTATGGTCTGTCAACAAGCGATATTTAAACAGCGATAATTTTGTAGATAAAGCTTTTGCACAAACTCCATTTGTGACAGAAAATTCAGATTATTTATCTGGAAAAGCAGGCGAAAATCCTCTTTTAAATGATTTGCTTTCTAGAGCGAATATGAATAAAACTTTAGAAGAAATCACTGAAAAAGATAAAACTCATTATAGAATTTTCAACCAACTTTTAGGGCCTTTTAATGAAACCAACACTTCTTATTACAAAGCTTCTGTTGGTGGTTATCATGCTGTAAAATTAAGAAGATATGACGATTTAATCAATCATTATTTCTATGCTCAAGATAGTGTGAAGTCTGCTCAAATTCCGCAAATTCTCAATTTATTGAATACCAAATATGTAGTAGGCGGAAGTTTAGAGGAACCTCAAGTTCAGATCAATCCGAATGCGAATGGAAATGCTTGGCTGATTTCTGATATTAAATTTGTGAATTCTCCGAATGAAGAAATAGATGAAATAGGAAATATTGATTCTAAAAAAACGGCGGTTATTTCGAAGGATGATAAAAAATATTTCGAAGGAAAAAATTTAGCAGCTGATTCTACTGCTTATGTAGACTTAACGAAATATCAAGCCGATGAATTAGAATATAAAACACAGTCTAAAACTCCACAATTGGCAATTTTCTCTGAGATTTACTATCCAAAAGGTTGGAAAATGTTTGTAGATGGAAAAGAAGTTCCATACATTAAAGCTGATTATTTATTGAGAGCCGTTTACGTTCCAGCGGGAAATCACACGGTAAAAATGATATTCGAACCAGAAGTGATAGCCAAAGGAAAAACTATTTCCTTAATTGCTTTTGGATTGTTTGTTTTACTTTCTTTGGTAGGGATTTATTTTCTCATTAGAAAAAAAGAAGTTTTAAAAACTGAATAAATTGTAAAAATCTTTGGAAAAAGAATTAAAAAAAATATTAATCATCTCTTATTACTGGCCTCCAGCTGGAGGACCGGGAGTTCAGCGTTGGTTGAAATTTGTAAAATATTTACCTGATTTCGGTTGGGAACCTACCGTTTTTATTCCAGAAAATCCGAGTTATCCGATTGTAGATGAAACTTTACAAAAAGACGTTCCCAAAAATCTCAAAATGATTAAAACCAAAATTTGGGAACCTTATCAATTGGCAGAAAAATTTGGGAAAGACAATAAAAAATTCAAAGCAGGGCAGTTTGATGTAGGTGAAAATCAATCTTGGAAAGCCAAACTTTCGATTTTTGTTCGTGGCAATTTCTTTATTCCAGATGCGCGTGTTTTTTGGGTAAAACCTTCCGTAGAATTTTTAGAAAAATATCTAAAAGCCAATCACTATGATGTTTTGGTGACAACTGGCCCACCACATTCTTTGCACTTGATTGGTTTAGGTCTTAAAACAAAATTCCCAGACTTAAAATGGATTGCAGATTTCCGTGATCCTTGGACTGAAATTTCGTATTACAAACATCTGAAACTGACTAAAATAGCCGATAAAAAGCATAGAAAATTAGAATCTGAAGTGTTTAAAAATGCAGATATTACCTTGGCAACAAGTTATACTGATGCTAAAAATTTCAGAAAGAAAGGCGCAAATGCTTTTTGCGTTACGAATGGGTTTGATGTAGATGCTTCTACTACGCTCAGCATGACAGAAGAGAACTCTAAAACTCTACCACTCTCCAATTCTACCGCTAAATTCACATTAAGTTACATCGGTGTCTTGGAACAACTCAGAAATCCTGAAATTCTGTGGGAAACATTAAATGATTTCATTCAAGAAAATGCAGACTTCAAAAATGATTTTCAACTGAAATTTGTAGGAAGATTAGACGATAAAATTTTAAAGAAAATAGAAAGTTCAGCTCTTAAAAATAACTTAACCAATTTGGGTTATCAAACGCATGATGTTGCGCTAAAACACATGCAAGATTCATCAGTTTTATTGATGACCAATTTCCCTCAAGAATCTTCAAAAGGAATTATTCCAGGAAAAATTTTCGAGTATTTGGCAACGGGAAAAACCATTCTTTCTTTCGGTCCAAAAGATGCTGATGTAGAAAAAATCTTGAACGAAACCAAAGCTGGAAAACATTTTAGCTACGAGGAAAAAGAAAATCTAAAGAAATTTATTTTAGAATCTTACGAAAATTGGAAATCAGGAACGCTGAACCAAAACGCTGAAAATATTGAGCAATTCTCTAGAAAAAATTTGACTCATAAATTAGTCGATTTAATGAATAAATGGTTTTAAAAATGAAATTTATCTTCGCTTTTTCACTTTCGATATTGTTCGTTTCTTGTTCATTAATGCAACCGAATACAGCTAGAACTTCATCTCAACTTTCTGAAAAAGAAATCACTAGAATTACACAACTCATTGGCAAAGAAAAAATTGCAAAAGAAGTTTACGAAAATTTTCATAATCAATATCAAAACAACCTTTTCGGAAATATTGCCAAAAGAAAACAAAAACATATTGAAATCTGGAAAAATATTCTTGCAAAGCAGAATATCAATGTTCTAGAAAATGAGACCATAGAAGAAACGGAAAATCTTAAAAAGCAACTTCTTTCTGATGCGACAGATGAAATTTCTGCACTGAAAACCGCCATAGGAATAGAGGAATTAAACCTAAATGATATTTATATCGTAAGAAAAAATAGTCAAAAATCTAGCATTAGAGAAGCCGCAAATGGTATAGAATGTGGCACTAGAAATCATCTTTTTGTTTTTTACAGAGCATTGAAAGAAAAAAATGAAAACTACAACCATCAAATTATTTCTGGTAAAAAATTTAAAAATATCATTAGCGGCGCGGTAAATCCTTGCGGTTTACAATATGATTAATCACTCTTTCTTTAATTGGTAATATTTCATCTAATTATGGTAATATTTATTGACATGTCATGATTTACCTTATTTTTTTGTAAAAATCAACTTAACTTTCTGTAATGATTTTTGTCTAATATAAAAATCTCACAGAAATGAAAACCAAATCTTTTACCTTAGTTTTTCTCATTATTTTTGGAATGGTAATTTTCACTAATTCTACTCCTAAAAAAACAATAGAAAATGACACTTCTTCTCTCCTATTTATGCTAGAAGAAGAAAAATTAGCACATGATGTGTACACTTTTTTATATTCGAAATGGGAAACTAGACCTTTTGCTAATATTAAAGAAAGTGAAAAAGTACATATGCAAAAATTACAAGAACTTTTAGAACAAAATAAAATTCCTTACGAAATTCTTCCCGAAGGAAAATTTAAAAATCAAAATCTTCAAAAATTATATAACGACCTTACTGCAAAAGGAAAAACTTCTGAAATTGAAGCTTTAAAAGCAGGAGCAACGATAGAAGATATAGATATTTACGACTTGCAAAGATTAACCAAAGAAACTCAAAATCAAGACATCGCCAATGTTTACAAATTTCTAGAATGTGCTTCTAGAAATCATTTGAGAGCATTTTCACGTAATTTAGAAATGAGAAATACCAATTATATTTCTAAAAATATTTCTAAAAATGAATATGAAAAGATTATCAGCGCAAAACAGGAACAATGCGGTATGCAAAATGGTATGCAATGCCAAAATCAAGGAAAAGGTAGAGGAAATAGAGGTAGAGGAAACGGTTTTGGAAATGGAAATTGCATGAATTGATAAGAAATATTTTATGTTCCTCATTTATATGCTATGGTTCATCAACTAGTTTTAAATAGAGGAAAGTAATTTTGATTTGATATGAAAAATCGGGAAGATTACTCTTCCCGATTTTTTTATTTTGAATTGATTATTTCGTACTAGTCTAACCAGCCCATTTCCTTCATCCAATCATCATTGTAGATTTTCCCTACATATCTAGAACCATGGTCATGAAGCAAAACTACTATAATATCATCTTTGGTAAATTGATCTTGCATTTGCTTAATTGCAGCAATAGCACTTCCTGCAGAATAACCACAGAAAATCCCTTCTTCTTTAGCTAATTTTCTAGCATAAATCGCACCATCTTTATCGGTAACTTTCTCGAAATGGTCTATTACAGACATGTCATAGTTTTCAGGCAAAATATCCTCACCAATTCCTTCTGTGATGTAGGTATAAGCATGATCATAATGGATTTCTCCTGTCTCATGAATTTCTTTCAAAATAGAACCATAAGTATCTACACCGATTACTTTGATGTCTTTACTTTTTTCTTTGAAAAAAGTTCCGCAACCTGTAATCGTGCCTCCTGTTCCTGCTCCTACTACAAAATGAGTCAACTTCCCTTCGGTTTGTTTCCAAATTTCTGGTGCAGTAGATTCATAATGCGCTGCTCTGTTAGAAAGATTATCATATTGGTTTACATACCAAGCGTTTTCAGTTTCTTCGGTTAATCTTTTTGCAGTTTGGTAATAAGAACGAGGATCGGTAGGTTTTACATCAGTAGGACAAATCACTACCTCAGCTCCTAGAGCACGTAAAATATCTGCTTTTTCTTTTGATTGTTTAGAATTGGTTACGAAAATACACTTGTAACCTTTTATAATTGCTGCTAAAGCCAATCCCATTCCTGTATTTCCAGAAGTTCCTTCGATGATGGTTCCTCCAGGTTTCAGACGACCGTCTTTTTCAGCATCTTCAATCATTTTAAGTGCCATTCTGTCTTTTACAGAATTCCCAGGATTGAAGGTTTCTACTTTTGCTAAAACCAATGCTGGAAAATCTTCTCCTAAAACTTTATTTAGCTTTACTAGCGGTGTATTCCCTATCGTTTCTAAAATATTTTTTGCGTAGTTCATTGTAAAAATTTGAGCCGCAAAAATACGATTTTTATTTTTAGAAAATGACCAAAAATTAAAACCTGACTTTTAACTATTGATTAAATTTTAGAAAATAATTAATTATACTTAATCGCTTTTACAGGAGAAATTTTAGAAATTAGATAACTAGGCAAAATAAGAGCGAAAGCAGATATCGCCAAAATCCCAACAGAAATTCCCAAAATGTAAACAGGGTTTAGATCAACAGGAACTGTGCTTACATAGTAATTTTCTGGATTGAGTTTGATAAATCCGAAGATTTTTTGAAGCACCAAAAATCCTAAACCTATTACATTCCCCATAATTAATCCAGGAATCATAATCAGCAAAGTATAGTTGATAAAAATCGCTCGAATTTGTCCGTTGGTTGCACCCAATGTTTTCAGCATCCCGATAGAATTAGTGCGCTCAATAATGAGAATAAGCAAAACCATAATGATATTAATAACTACTACAATCAGCATAATCGTGATAATCAGTCCGATATTGGTATCAAAAATATTAATCCAATCTACGATTTGCGGATATTTATCTGTTGCTTTTTCTGCGTAATTTTTGTAACCAATAAGTTTTTCAATTTTTGGATAAATGGCATCCATATCATCACTGTCTTTCAAGAAAATATCTATTCCTCCCACATCAGTTTTTGCCATATTCTGAATTTTTCTCACGTGATTAATATCGCCGATGATAAACAAATCATCTATCATTTTGATGTCTGTCTTGTAAATTCCAGAAATTTCAAATTTTCTATAAATGGGCTGTTGGTCTTCTTTAGAAAAAATCGCTACAATGCTGTCTTTGGGTTTCAGATGCAAATCATTTGCAATTTTATCAGAAAGAATGACTTGATTATTATAGCCTTCTTCGTTGAATTCCGGGACTTCTCCAGCTACCATAAAACTCTGAAAACGTTCTGCATCAAAATCTTTGGCAACGCCTTTTAGAATAACCCCTGCAAAGTTTTCTTCGGTTCTCAGAATCCCAGAAACCGTAGCATACGATTGCGTATTAGAAACGTCTGGTAGATTTTGAATTCCCTTTACGTTTAATCCCTCTTTGTGAAGTACCGAAGAGTTATAGGAAGAATTGCTTTTAGTAGATTTCACAGAAATGTGTCCCACGAAATCTGCCATACGATTTTTAATGGCTTTTTTGGAGCCTAAACCCGTAGAAACTGTCACCAATGAAACAATAATTCCCAGCGCTACAGAAAGCCTTCCGATGAAGACAATCACGCGTGAAAGATTATTTTTGTTATCTTTGGAGAACGCTATTTTTTTAGAAAAATATATTGGAAATTTCAAAATCAAATGAATTTAAGTGTCAAAATTAAAGATTTAGTTCTTATTATGCTAATGATTTTTGGGTTACAAAGTTGTAGCACTCAAAAAAACAATGCAAATCCCACTCCAGAACCTGTAAAAACGGTAGAAATTGCCTTAGAAAAACCAAAAAATAAAGAAGAAAATTGTTTTAAAAACGCTGCAGACAGACCAGAACTCTATTTGCCTCTTCTGAAAAACAAAACTATAGCAGTAGTCGCTAATCAAACGAGTTTATTAGCTGACAAAACACATTTGGTAGATTTTTTGGTTCAAAACAATATCAAAATCAAACATATTTTTGCTCCAGAACACGGGTTTCGTGGAACTGCAGATGCTGGTGAACATGTAAAAAACGGAATTGACACCAAAACAGGTTTACAGATTATTTCGCTTTATGGCGACAATAAAAAACCAAAACCTGAACAATTACAAGGAGTAGACATTGTACTTTTTGACATTCAAGATGTGGGTGTAAGATTTTACACGTACATTTCTACACTCACTTACGTAATGGAAGCTGCCGCAGAAAATGGTAAAGAAATCATTGTTCTAGACCGCCCGAATCCTCATGATGGTTATACAGACGGACCTGTTTTAAAAGAAAAATGGACTAGTTTTGTAGGATTGCACAAAGTTCCTGTAGTATATGGATTAACAATTGGGGAATACGGAAAAATGGTAAATAGCGAAAAATGGATGAAAAATGCAGTACAAGTAAAATATACGCTCATTCCAATGCTGAATTATCATAAAAATAAAAGATATCCTATTTCTGAAAAACCTTCACCTAATTTACCCAATGATCAATCCATCAACCTCTATCCTAGTCTTTGTTTCTTCGAAGGAACACAAGTTTCTGTAGGAAGAGGAACAGATTTTCCATTTCAGGTGTATGGAAGTCCTTGGTTAAAAAATCAGGAATTTTCTTTTACTCCGAAACCTACTTCTGGTGCAAAAGACCCTTTCTTGAATGGTAAAATATGCTTTGGAAAAGATTTACGTCAATTTCCAGAAATTAAAGCAAAATTAGATTTAAGCTTCGTCATTGATGCGTATCAAAATTTTGACAAAAAAGTTCAAGATTTCTTCTTGAAAAACCTTTGGTTTGATACACTAGCAGGGACAGATGAATTGCGCAAGCAAATTATATCTGGAACTCCAGAAGCAGAAATTAGAAAATCTTGGCAAAAAGATTTAGAAAATTTCGAGAAAATCCGTCTCAAATATGTTCTTTATGAAAACTAATCAACTTTAAATGGATTTTTTCTCTGATTACAGTCTTTATACGCTATTCTTTTTAGCAGCATTTGCCTTTATTGCAGGTTTTTTAGATGCAATAGTTGGCGGTGGTGGTTTGATACAATTGCCCGCTTTGTTGATTCAATTTCCTCAATTGGCATTGCCAACACTTTTTGGAACCAACAAAATAGCCGCACTGTCTGGAACAAGTATTGCAGCGGTGCAATACGCCAAAAGAATACGCTTCAATTGGAAGGTTTTGCTTTCCATATCGATTTTTTCCTTTCTGTTTTCATTTTTGGGAGCCAGAACGGTGAGTTACTTAGATTCTGAAGCATTAAAACCTTTAATTTTAATTATTCTGATTGCGATTGCTATTTATACTTTCATCAAAAAAGATTTAGGAAATGTTGCGACCAAAGATTTAAGTACAACCAAAAAAATGATTTTCGGAGCATTAATTGGAGCGGTAATTGGCTTCTACGATGGATTTTTTGGGCCTGGAACAGGGAGTTTCTTTGTCTTGGCGTTCGTGGTAATTTTAGGATTTGATTTTCTTTCGGCTTCTGCCTATGCTAAAGTGGTGAACTGCATCACCAATATTTCAGCGCTTTTGGTTTTCATCAGCCACGGAAATTATTTGCTAGAACTGGCTATCTTAATGGCGGTTTTTAATATTGCAGGAAACTTTCTAGGAACAAAAATTGCCTTTAAAAAAGGCAATGGATTTATCAGAATTGTATTTTTAATCATCGTAATGCTGATGATTTTACGATACAGCAAAGAAGTTTTTTGGCCGTAATTTAATCGAAATGTTGCGGGCCAGATTTATCGTTTTTGCTTCGGTTGTAAATAATCATCCCGATTGTAAGACCTACCATTCCGCCAAGTCCATTAAGGATAGCACTTTGTAGTTTATCTGGCTGTGTATTCCCGATGTAATTCATCAAAAATACAATTACGAAAGTAATTATCAAAGCTGCTAAAAATTTTACACTTTTTATTTTCATATTATTTTATTTGATAAGAAATCATTACTCCTCCTTTATAAGGAATCCATTCTCCGCTTCCGTTAATAGAAGCT contains the following coding sequences:
- a CDS encoding DUF2202 domain-containing protein; protein product: MKFIFAFSLSILFVSCSLMQPNTARTSSQLSEKEITRITQLIGKEKIAKEVYENFHNQYQNNLFGNIAKRKQKHIEIWKNILAKQNINVLENETIEETENLKKQLLSDATDEISALKTAIGIEELNLNDIYIVRKNSQKSSIREAANGIECGTRNHLFVFYRALKEKNENYNHQIISGKKFKNIISGAVNPCGLQYD
- a CDS encoding glycosyl transferase family 1, with the translated sequence MEKELKKILIISYYWPPAGGPGVQRWLKFVKYLPDFGWEPTVFIPENPSYPIVDETLQKDVPKNLKMIKTKIWEPYQLAEKFGKDNKKFKAGQFDVGENQSWKAKLSIFVRGNFFIPDARVFWVKPSVEFLEKYLKANHYDVLVTTGPPHSLHLIGLGLKTKFPDLKWIADFRDPWTEISYYKHLKLTKIADKKHRKLESEVFKNADITLATSYTDAKNFRKKGANAFCVTNGFDVDASTTLSMTEENSKTLPLSNSTAKFTLSYIGVLEQLRNPEILWETLNDFIQENADFKNDFQLKFVGRLDDKILKKIESSALKNNLTNLGYQTHDVALKHMQDSSVLLMTNFPQESSKGIIPGKIFEYLATGKTILSFGPKDADVEKILNETKAGKHFSYEEKENLKKFILESYENWKSGTLNQNAENIEQFSRKNLTHKLVDLMNKWF
- a CDS encoding sulfite exporter TauE/SafE family protein; protein product: MDFFSDYSLYTLFFLAAFAFIAGFLDAIVGGGGLIQLPALLIQFPQLALPTLFGTNKIAALSGTSIAAVQYAKRIRFNWKVLLSISIFSFLFSFLGARTVSYLDSEALKPLILIILIAIAIYTFIKKDLGNVATKDLSTTKKMIFGALIGAVIGFYDGFFGPGTGSFFVLAFVVILGFDFLSASAYAKVVNCITNISALLVFISHGNYLLELAILMAVFNIAGNFLGTKIAFKKGNGFIRIVFLIIVMLMILRYSKEVFWP
- a CDS encoding exo-beta-N-acetylmuramidase NamZ family protein, whose translation is MNLSVKIKDLVLIMLMIFGLQSCSTQKNNANPTPEPVKTVEIALEKPKNKEENCFKNAADRPELYLPLLKNKTIAVVANQTSLLADKTHLVDFLVQNNIKIKHIFAPEHGFRGTADAGEHVKNGIDTKTGLQIISLYGDNKKPKPEQLQGVDIVLFDIQDVGVRFYTYISTLTYVMEAAAENGKEIIVLDRPNPHDGYTDGPVLKEKWTSFVGLHKVPVVYGLTIGEYGKMVNSEKWMKNAVQVKYTLIPMLNYHKNKRYPISEKPSPNLPNDQSINLYPSLCFFEGTQVSVGRGTDFPFQVYGSPWLKNQEFSFTPKPTSGAKDPFLNGKICFGKDLRQFPEIKAKLDLSFVIDAYQNFDKKVQDFFLKNLWFDTLAGTDELRKQIISGTPEAEIRKSWQKDLENFEKIRLKYVLYEN
- a CDS encoding PLP-dependent cysteine synthase family protein, producing MNYAKNILETIGNTPLVKLNKVLGEDFPALVLAKVETFNPGNSVKDRMALKMIEDAEKDGRLKPGGTIIEGTSGNTGMGLALAAIIKGYKCIFVTNSKQSKEKADILRALGAEVVICPTDVKPTDPRSYYQTAKRLTEETENAWYVNQYDNLSNRAAHYESTAPEIWKQTEGKLTHFVVGAGTGGTITGCGTFFKEKSKDIKVIGVDTYGSILKEIHETGEIHYDHAYTYITEGIGEDILPENYDMSVIDHFEKVTDKDGAIYARKLAKEEGIFCGYSAGSAIAAIKQMQDQFTKDDIIVVLLHDHGSRYVGKIYNDDWMKEMGWLD
- a CDS encoding DUF2202 domain-containing protein, with protein sequence MKTKSFTLVFLIIFGMVIFTNSTPKKTIENDTSSLLFMLEEEKLAHDVYTFLYSKWETRPFANIKESEKVHMQKLQELLEQNKIPYEILPEGKFKNQNLQKLYNDLTAKGKTSEIEALKAGATIEDIDIYDLQRLTKETQNQDIANVYKFLECASRNHLRAFSRNLEMRNTNYISKNISKNEYEKIISAKQEQCGMQNGMQCQNQGKGRGNRGRGNGFGNGNCMN
- a CDS encoding ABC transporter permease — encoded protein: MKFPIYFSKKIAFSKDNKNNLSRVIVFIGRLSVALGIIVSLVTVSTGLGSKKAIKNRMADFVGHISVKSTKSNSSYNSSVLHKEGLNVKGIQNLPDVSNTQSYATVSGILRTEENFAGVILKGVAKDFDAERFQSFMVAGEVPEFNEEGYNNQVILSDKIANDLHLKPKDSIVAIFSKEDQQPIYRKFEISGIYKTDIKMIDDLFIIGDINHVRKIQNMAKTDVGGIDIFLKDSDDMDAIYPKIEKLIGYKNYAEKATDKYPQIVDWINIFDTNIGLIITIMLIVVVINIIMVLLILIIERTNSIGMLKTLGATNGQIRAIFINYTLLIMIPGLIMGNVIGLGFLVLQKIFGFIKLNPENYYVSTVPVDLNPVYILGISVGILAISAFALILPSYLISKISPVKAIKYN